A section of the Vespa velutina chromosome 6, iVesVel2.1, whole genome shotgun sequence genome encodes:
- the LOC124949810 gene encoding odorant receptor 82a-like isoform X2, translating into MRIDKYTKFFYDEEVLTWSKRLLTLPGLWPENPNDFRFFFYIVYVILFTSLELIGLFQSLHDLDKTLRNVTLSLPTILIILKALMFRWKMHLVLPILDIVRRDISRGLYQTDNERERIVWYNMAATMFTTSSAMSLFFVPTLFYIKPIFECILSSFDNCTLPYELPVQVNYVYEVTDVRATGADSLLVTLTFYLCGQLSILGNRLKNVNLEMGKYHCEMKLLIDRHAELVRLAMILKNAFSILMFVQTLGLICSLCVVVYQLLTMSENSKDLNTIHFVLYSCAVILLAFCYCFLGECLIEESSAIDLGCYLTNWYELPAKEIRSIMFCIARSRRPSYLTAGQFYVFSLETFAVIMKASMAYLSVLRTIT; encoded by the exons atgagaatagATAAATACACGAAATTCTTTTACGACGAGGAAGTATTGACCTGGAGTAAAAGGCTTCTAACGTTACCAGGACTTTGGCCAGAAAATCCTAATGAtttccgattttttttttatatagtttaCGTTATCCTATTCACTAGTCTAGAACTCATTGGACTTTTTCAAAGTTTGCACGATCTCGACAAAACGCTTCGAAATGTGACGCTTTCCTTACCAACGATATTGATCATCTTAAAAGCTTTAATGTTTCGATGGAAAATGCATCTCGTTTTACCAATCTTGGATATTGTCAGGAGAGATATATCACGAGGATTATATCAAACggataatgaaagagaaagaattgttTGGTATAATATGGCAGCTACTATGTTTACAACGTCCTCAGCAATGTCCCTTTTCTTCGTTCCCACCTTGTTTTACATCAAACCAATTTTTGAGTGTATTCTTTCCA GTTTCGATAATTGCACGCTCCCGTATGAGTTACCAGTACAAGTAAATTACGTCTACGAGGTGACAGATGTGC GTGCAACTGGCGCGGACAGTCTTCTCGTCACTTTAACGTTTTATCTATGCGGACAATTATCGATTCTTggaaatcgtttgaaaaacgTTAATCTAGAAATGGGAAAATATCATTGCGAAATGAAACTTCTGATCGATCGACATGCTGAACTCGTAAG gttggctatgattttaaaaaatgccTTCAGTATTTTAATGTTCGTGCAGACGTTAGGTTTAATATGTTCTCTCTGCGTTGTGGTCTATCAATTACTAAcg ATGTCGGAGAATAGTAAGGATCTAAATACGATACACTTCGTCTTATATTCTTGTGCAGTCATACTTCTGGCGTTTTGTTATTGCTTTTTAGGAGAGTGTTTGATCGAGGAG agtAGCGCCATCGATTTGGGTTGTTACCTTACGAATTGGTACGAATTACCCGCAAAAGAAATACGTTCGATAATGTTTTGCATCGCTCGATCGAGAAGACCGTCTTATCTAACAGCTGGGCAATTCtatgttttttctctcgagaCTTTTGCAGTC atCATGAAAGCTTCTATGGCGTATCTCTCGGTTTTAAGGACCATAacataa
- the LOC124949810 gene encoding odorant receptor 82a-like isoform X1, which produces MRIDKYTKFFYDEEVLTWSKRLLTLPGLWPENPNDFRFFFYIVYVILFTSLELIGLFQSLHDLDKTLRNVTLSLPTILIILKALMFRWKMHLVLPILDIVRRDISRGLYQTDNERERIVWYNMAATMFTTSSAMSLFFVPTLFYIKPIFECILSSFDNCTLPYELPVQVNYVYEVTDVRKYAMFCIWLIPASTLLTVGATGADSLLVTLTFYLCGQLSILGNRLKNVNLEMGKYHCEMKLLIDRHAELVRLAMILKNAFSILMFVQTLGLICSLCVVVYQLLTMSENSKDLNTIHFVLYSCAVILLAFCYCFLGECLIEESSAIDLGCYLTNWYELPAKEIRSIMFCIARSRRPSYLTAGQFYVFSLETFAVIMKASMAYLSVLRTIT; this is translated from the exons atgagaatagATAAATACACGAAATTCTTTTACGACGAGGAAGTATTGACCTGGAGTAAAAGGCTTCTAACGTTACCAGGACTTTGGCCAGAAAATCCTAATGAtttccgattttttttttatatagtttaCGTTATCCTATTCACTAGTCTAGAACTCATTGGACTTTTTCAAAGTTTGCACGATCTCGACAAAACGCTTCGAAATGTGACGCTTTCCTTACCAACGATATTGATCATCTTAAAAGCTTTAATGTTTCGATGGAAAATGCATCTCGTTTTACCAATCTTGGATATTGTCAGGAGAGATATATCACGAGGATTATATCAAACggataatgaaagagaaagaattgttTGGTATAATATGGCAGCTACTATGTTTACAACGTCCTCAGCAATGTCCCTTTTCTTCGTTCCCACCTTGTTTTACATCAAACCAATTTTTGAGTGTATTCTTTCCA GTTTCGATAATTGCACGCTCCCGTATGAGTTACCAGTACAAGTAAATTACGTCTACGAGGTGACAGATGTGCGTAAGTACGCGATGTTCTGTATCTGGTTGATACCGGCCAGTACTCTGTTAACCGTAGGTGCAACTGGCGCGGACAGTCTTCTCGTCACTTTAACGTTTTATCTATGCGGACAATTATCGATTCTTggaaatcgtttgaaaaacgTTAATCTAGAAATGGGAAAATATCATTGCGAAATGAAACTTCTGATCGATCGACATGCTGAACTCGTAAG gttggctatgattttaaaaaatgccTTCAGTATTTTAATGTTCGTGCAGACGTTAGGTTTAATATGTTCTCTCTGCGTTGTGGTCTATCAATTACTAAcg ATGTCGGAGAATAGTAAGGATCTAAATACGATACACTTCGTCTTATATTCTTGTGCAGTCATACTTCTGGCGTTTTGTTATTGCTTTTTAGGAGAGTGTTTGATCGAGGAG agtAGCGCCATCGATTTGGGTTGTTACCTTACGAATTGGTACGAATTACCCGCAAAAGAAATACGTTCGATAATGTTTTGCATCGCTCGATCGAGAAGACCGTCTTATCTAACAGCTGGGCAATTCtatgttttttctctcgagaCTTTTGCAGTC atCATGAAAGCTTCTATGGCGTATCTCTCGGTTTTAAGGACCATAacataa